The following are from one region of the Vitis riparia cultivar Riparia Gloire de Montpellier isolate 1030 chromosome 14, EGFV_Vit.rip_1.0, whole genome shotgun sequence genome:
- the LOC117931337 gene encoding uncharacterized protein LOC117931337 isoform X1: MERISAACAMEWSIDLEKGLRSKVAGGPVEAILQIGQRLEQWNREPEPTLPVYKMFGLVPGEDRLFANAILLRLAEAFRVGDHSLRHSVVRVFLSLRRCNKNKYNGGKNYGILSKHRVHNQSQLLTRVKIVFDSGDVQSRALTLVLFGCWADFAKDSAEIRYIILSSLVSSHVVEVRASFYAAACFCELSDDFASVILEILVNMLSSSQMTSAVRLAGVRVFAKMGCSSSLAHRAYKVGLKLLMDSSEEHFLVAMLISLSKLASIFSFLISEQVDLLCSFLTQEKTLHVKAMAIRCLHFIFIRSMCHFPVSAYIIKILFSMLDDPELPSDLQCQALRIFHKIALYSLANDRDILELDKLLTIVENASKSPITLKKLLVIRVLVDISGKLRERIGIGSDGASSTPLLSQIIAFVIDQVTSLVKPMLDLCCTNSEVEKECQCLFSLLLLLVEEHPDLGVLALDKIHLFVEYLVNMHDGVMTTSKASLSVNEIVDFKGKTSMFIMSKLAIYVYRFVVSCLEHLKETGSITTEVVHKVKLLVEHVHRCSIFDCYIHMIYSLLLYSCIAGDFVVNENKETNNHNENLLVTLDDHLIEHETLALECAEKILAGIDYWDAYKAGKYAAHQGAWFTASFIFERLMTKVQSDSCHCWLKSLAQFSHSEKKIQLILLPKQGSSLVNWLETEKVSTIHFKDNPVEIALDAAGNINLPKCYEKLVEAYSGLCSSLEALETIVKPGQAFCFQRWFLALRVKVLAAVVDIVKLLGTVPFNQDKITNEQVKRSILVEYPQLFQQISQVSFQLKRLAQEFDLLATSFIGMDSKSSKIISALALSCSILAFITGFTLYFPEIPIYENVTTCSLEGLGRFSHAVLIQDLIGRLWHMDHEMIANLCLLLKASGQPKSCCHLQSGNQIWSSGCGVKDVLTVCRYAVTRVVHLQNEANKGHNEEDPSQLTNDGWQCLLDVVTKWMHIPFQTPKYFFQVRQCVGSELFASSTDTRSPDGISILPGFHLSLNLCLQLKNVPPDRPIQLTKLYCILYCKASFARPKPIEENKQRMQSGYHSWEIDDMIDLNESLFQHVTEDGKTTNTKLRSVDNGDGGVVKAFVCFEPNERGQGFSTCLLDVSGFPVGSYKIKWHSCCVDDQGSYWSLLPLNAPPVFTLLDPLHAPVTTK; the protein is encoded by the exons ATGGAGAGGATTTCAGCAGCCTGCGCCATGGAATGGAGTATTGATCTTGAAAAGGGACTTCGCTCCAAAGTTGCTG GTGGGCCTGTTGAAGCCATATTACAGATTGGACAGAGACTTGAGCAGTGGAATAGAGAACCGGAACCAACCTTGCCTGTGTATAAGATGTTTGGCTTGGTTCCAGGGGAGGATAGGCTGTTTGCTAACGCAATACTTCTTCGACTAGCTGAGGCTTTTCGTGTGGGTGACCACAGTCTCAGGCACTCTGTTGTCAGGGTTTTCTTATCATTGAGGAGATGTAACAAGAACAAGTACAATGGTGGAAAAAATTATGGGATTTTGTCAAAACACAGGGTACACAACCAATCACAACTGCTGACTAGAGTAAAGATTGTTTTTGATAGTGGGGATGTTCAATCCAGAGCACTGACTTTAGTTCTTTTTGGTTGTTGGGCTGATTTCGCTAAAGATAGTGCTGAAATTCGATACATCATACTCTCGAGTTTAGTCTCCAGTCATGTTGTGGAG GTGAGAGCCTCCTTTTATGCTGCAGCATGTTTCTGTGAGCTGTCTGATGACTTTGCTTCTGTCATCTTGGAGATATTGGTTAACATGTTGTCTTCATCTCAAATGACGTCAGCTGTAAGGTTAGCAGGAGTGCGGGTTTTTGCTAAAATGGGGTGTTCATCTTCACTTGCACATAGAGCTTACAAG GTGGGTTTAAAACTGCTCATGGACTCTTCAGAAGAGCATTTCTTGGTTGCAATGCTGATTTCACTCTCAAAACTTGCTTCTATATTTAGTTTTCTGATTTCTGAACAG GTAGACTTGCTTTGCTCATTTCTTACCCAAGAAAAAACCTTGCATGTGAAAGCTATGGCGATAAGATGTTTGCATTTTATCTTCATAAGAAGTATGTGTCATTTTCCTGTTAGTGCatatataatcaaaatattgtTCAGCATGTTAGATGATCCTGAACTTCCATCAGACTTGCAATGCCAAGCTCTACGGATTTTCCATAAG ATTGCATTGTATTCCTTAGCTAATGACAGGGACATACTTGAACTTGATAAGCTGTTAACCATCGTTGAGAATGCATCCAAGTCTCCAATCACATTGAAGAAATTATTAGTCATCCGTGTTTTGGTAGATATATCAGGCAAGCTTAGGGAAAGAATTGGAATTGGATCTGATGGAGCCAGTTCAACCCCTCTTCTCTCACAGATCATTGCATTTGTCATAGATCAGGTTACCTCCTTGGTGAAGCCTATGTTGGATCTTTGTTGCACTAATTCTGAAGTGGAAAAAGAATGTCAATGCTTGTTCAGCCTTCTCCTTCTTCTGGTTGAAGAGCATCCTGACCTAGGTGTTCTAGCTCTagataaaattcatttatttgtagAGTATCTGGTGAATATGCATGATGGAGTCATGACTACAAGTAAAGCAAGTTTGTCAGTTAATGAGATTGTGGActtcaaaggaaaaacaagcatGTTCATCATGTCTAAGCTTGCAATTTATGTTTACAGATTTGTGGTGTCTTGCCTCGAGCATCTCAAGGAAACTGGGTCCATCACTACTGAAGTAGTTCATAAAGTGAAGCTTCTGGTTGAACATGTGCATCGATGCAGCATATTTGATTGCTATATACACATGATCTACTCTCTTCTGTTGTATTCTTGTATTGCTGGGGATTTTGTGGTGAATGAAAATAAGGAAACTAACAATCACAATGAAAACTTGCTTGTAACTCTTGATGATCACTTGATTGAGCATGAAACCCTTGCCTTGGAGTGTGCAGAGAAGATCTTGGCAGGGATTGATTATTGGGATGCTTACAAGGCTGGAAAATATGCAGCACACCAAGGAGCATGGTTCACTGCTAGTTTTATATTTGAGCGGCTAATGACAAAGGTTCAGTCTGATTCCTGTCATTGCTGGTTGAAATCCTTGGCTCAGTTTTCTCATtctgaaaagaaaatacaactGATACTTTTACCAAAACAAGGCTCCAGTTTAGTCAATTGGTTAGAGACAGAGAAAGTTTCTACCATACATTTCAAGGACAATCCAGTTGAAATTGCCCTAGATGCTGCTGGGAACATCAACTTACCTAAGTGCTATGAGAAACTTGTTGAGGCTTATTCTGGTCTTTGCTCTTCATTGGAAGCTCTAGAAACCATTGTCAAACCAGGTCAAGCCTTTTGCTTTCAGAGATGGTTCTTAGCTTTAAGAGTGAAGGTTTTAGCAGCAGTGGTGGATATAGTTAAACTTTTAGGTACTGTTCCATTTAACCAGGATAAAATTACCAATGAACAGGTTAAGAGAAGTATTCTGGTTGAATATCCACAACTTTTCCAACAAATCAGTCAAGTTTCTTTTCAGTTGAAGAGGTTAGCACAAGAATTTGATTTACTGGCCACATCCTTCATTGGGATGGACAGCAAAAGTTCAAAAATCATCTCAGCACTCGCCCTAAGTTGTTCAATACTGGCCTTTATTACTGGATTCACTCTTTATTTTCCAGAAATAcctatatatgaaaatgttacAACTTGCAGTTTGGAAGGCTTGGGAAGATTTTCACATGCAGTGCTCATACAAGATTTAATTGGGCGACTGTGGCATATGGACCATGAGATGATTGCAAATCTGTGCCTGCTTTTGAAGGCGAGTGGACAGCCCAAGAGCTGTTGCCACTTGCAGTCTGGAAATCAAATATGGAGCTCTGGTTGTGGAGTGAAAGATGTTCTTACAGTTTGTAGATATGCTGTCACCAGGGTTGTTCACTTGCAAAATGAGGCAAATAAAGGGCATAATGAGGAGGATCCATCCCAACTTACTAATGATGGTTGGCAATGTCTGTTGGATGTAGTTACAAAATGGATGCACATCCCTTTCCAAACTCCCAAATACTTCTTTCAAGTAAG GCAGTGTGTTGGTTCAGAGCTCTTTGCTTCCAGTACAGACACCAGGAGTCCAGATGGAATATCTATCTTACCAGGCTTCCACCTATCACTAAATCTTTGCCTTCAACTGAAGAATGTGCCACCAGATCGCCCAATTCAACTGACCAAGTTGTACTGCATTCTATATTGTAAAGCATCCTTCGCCAGACCCAAACCAATCGAAGAAAACAAACAACGGATGCAGTCGGGATACCATTCCTGGGAAATCGACGACATGATTGATTTGAACGAAAGTCTATTCCAGCATGTGACAGAGGACGGAAAGACTACCAATACAAAGCTTAGAAGTGTCGACAATGGCGATGGTGGTGTAGTGAAAGCATTTGTGTGTTTTGAACCAAACGAGAGAGGACAAGGGTTCTCAACTTGCTTGCTTGATGTATCTGGGTTTCCAGTGGGGTCCTACAAAATCAAATGGCACAGCTGCTGTGTTGATGATCAGGGTTCTTACTGGAGTCTTCTCCCCTTGAATGCTCCTCCTGTCTTTACCCTACTTGATCCACTGCATGCTCCTGTCACCACAAAATAA
- the LOC117931337 gene encoding uncharacterized protein LOC117931337 isoform X2, with amino-acid sequence MERISAACAMEWSIDLEKGLRSKVAGGPVEAILQIGQRLEQWNREPEPTLPVYKMFGLVPGEDRLFANAILLRLAEAFRVGDHSLRHSVVRVFLSLRRCNKNKYNGGKNYGILSKHRVHNQSQLLTRVKIVFDSGDVQSRALTLVLFGCWADFAKDSAEIRYIILSSLVSSHVVEVGLKLLMDSSEEHFLVAMLISLSKLASIFSFLISEQVDLLCSFLTQEKTLHVKAMAIRCLHFIFIRSMCHFPVSAYIIKILFSMLDDPELPSDLQCQALRIFHKIALYSLANDRDILELDKLLTIVENASKSPITLKKLLVIRVLVDISGKLRERIGIGSDGASSTPLLSQIIAFVIDQVTSLVKPMLDLCCTNSEVEKECQCLFSLLLLLVEEHPDLGVLALDKIHLFVEYLVNMHDGVMTTSKASLSVNEIVDFKGKTSMFIMSKLAIYVYRFVVSCLEHLKETGSITTEVVHKVKLLVEHVHRCSIFDCYIHMIYSLLLYSCIAGDFVVNENKETNNHNENLLVTLDDHLIEHETLALECAEKILAGIDYWDAYKAGKYAAHQGAWFTASFIFERLMTKVQSDSCHCWLKSLAQFSHSEKKIQLILLPKQGSSLVNWLETEKVSTIHFKDNPVEIALDAAGNINLPKCYEKLVEAYSGLCSSLEALETIVKPGQAFCFQRWFLALRVKVLAAVVDIVKLLGTVPFNQDKITNEQVKRSILVEYPQLFQQISQVSFQLKRLAQEFDLLATSFIGMDSKSSKIISALALSCSILAFITGFTLYFPEIPIYENVTTCSLEGLGRFSHAVLIQDLIGRLWHMDHEMIANLCLLLKASGQPKSCCHLQSGNQIWSSGCGVKDVLTVCRYAVTRVVHLQNEANKGHNEEDPSQLTNDGWQCLLDVVTKWMHIPFQTPKYFFQVRQCVGSELFASSTDTRSPDGISILPGFHLSLNLCLQLKNVPPDRPIQLTKLYCILYCKASFARPKPIEENKQRMQSGYHSWEIDDMIDLNESLFQHVTEDGKTTNTKLRSVDNGDGGVVKAFVCFEPNERGQGFSTCLLDVSGFPVGSYKIKWHSCCVDDQGSYWSLLPLNAPPVFTLLDPLHAPVTTK; translated from the exons ATGGAGAGGATTTCAGCAGCCTGCGCCATGGAATGGAGTATTGATCTTGAAAAGGGACTTCGCTCCAAAGTTGCTG GTGGGCCTGTTGAAGCCATATTACAGATTGGACAGAGACTTGAGCAGTGGAATAGAGAACCGGAACCAACCTTGCCTGTGTATAAGATGTTTGGCTTGGTTCCAGGGGAGGATAGGCTGTTTGCTAACGCAATACTTCTTCGACTAGCTGAGGCTTTTCGTGTGGGTGACCACAGTCTCAGGCACTCTGTTGTCAGGGTTTTCTTATCATTGAGGAGATGTAACAAGAACAAGTACAATGGTGGAAAAAATTATGGGATTTTGTCAAAACACAGGGTACACAACCAATCACAACTGCTGACTAGAGTAAAGATTGTTTTTGATAGTGGGGATGTTCAATCCAGAGCACTGACTTTAGTTCTTTTTGGTTGTTGGGCTGATTTCGCTAAAGATAGTGCTGAAATTCGATACATCATACTCTCGAGTTTAGTCTCCAGTCATGTTGTGGAG GTGGGTTTAAAACTGCTCATGGACTCTTCAGAAGAGCATTTCTTGGTTGCAATGCTGATTTCACTCTCAAAACTTGCTTCTATATTTAGTTTTCTGATTTCTGAACAG GTAGACTTGCTTTGCTCATTTCTTACCCAAGAAAAAACCTTGCATGTGAAAGCTATGGCGATAAGATGTTTGCATTTTATCTTCATAAGAAGTATGTGTCATTTTCCTGTTAGTGCatatataatcaaaatattgtTCAGCATGTTAGATGATCCTGAACTTCCATCAGACTTGCAATGCCAAGCTCTACGGATTTTCCATAAG ATTGCATTGTATTCCTTAGCTAATGACAGGGACATACTTGAACTTGATAAGCTGTTAACCATCGTTGAGAATGCATCCAAGTCTCCAATCACATTGAAGAAATTATTAGTCATCCGTGTTTTGGTAGATATATCAGGCAAGCTTAGGGAAAGAATTGGAATTGGATCTGATGGAGCCAGTTCAACCCCTCTTCTCTCACAGATCATTGCATTTGTCATAGATCAGGTTACCTCCTTGGTGAAGCCTATGTTGGATCTTTGTTGCACTAATTCTGAAGTGGAAAAAGAATGTCAATGCTTGTTCAGCCTTCTCCTTCTTCTGGTTGAAGAGCATCCTGACCTAGGTGTTCTAGCTCTagataaaattcatttatttgtagAGTATCTGGTGAATATGCATGATGGAGTCATGACTACAAGTAAAGCAAGTTTGTCAGTTAATGAGATTGTGGActtcaaaggaaaaacaagcatGTTCATCATGTCTAAGCTTGCAATTTATGTTTACAGATTTGTGGTGTCTTGCCTCGAGCATCTCAAGGAAACTGGGTCCATCACTACTGAAGTAGTTCATAAAGTGAAGCTTCTGGTTGAACATGTGCATCGATGCAGCATATTTGATTGCTATATACACATGATCTACTCTCTTCTGTTGTATTCTTGTATTGCTGGGGATTTTGTGGTGAATGAAAATAAGGAAACTAACAATCACAATGAAAACTTGCTTGTAACTCTTGATGATCACTTGATTGAGCATGAAACCCTTGCCTTGGAGTGTGCAGAGAAGATCTTGGCAGGGATTGATTATTGGGATGCTTACAAGGCTGGAAAATATGCAGCACACCAAGGAGCATGGTTCACTGCTAGTTTTATATTTGAGCGGCTAATGACAAAGGTTCAGTCTGATTCCTGTCATTGCTGGTTGAAATCCTTGGCTCAGTTTTCTCATtctgaaaagaaaatacaactGATACTTTTACCAAAACAAGGCTCCAGTTTAGTCAATTGGTTAGAGACAGAGAAAGTTTCTACCATACATTTCAAGGACAATCCAGTTGAAATTGCCCTAGATGCTGCTGGGAACATCAACTTACCTAAGTGCTATGAGAAACTTGTTGAGGCTTATTCTGGTCTTTGCTCTTCATTGGAAGCTCTAGAAACCATTGTCAAACCAGGTCAAGCCTTTTGCTTTCAGAGATGGTTCTTAGCTTTAAGAGTGAAGGTTTTAGCAGCAGTGGTGGATATAGTTAAACTTTTAGGTACTGTTCCATTTAACCAGGATAAAATTACCAATGAACAGGTTAAGAGAAGTATTCTGGTTGAATATCCACAACTTTTCCAACAAATCAGTCAAGTTTCTTTTCAGTTGAAGAGGTTAGCACAAGAATTTGATTTACTGGCCACATCCTTCATTGGGATGGACAGCAAAAGTTCAAAAATCATCTCAGCACTCGCCCTAAGTTGTTCAATACTGGCCTTTATTACTGGATTCACTCTTTATTTTCCAGAAATAcctatatatgaaaatgttacAACTTGCAGTTTGGAAGGCTTGGGAAGATTTTCACATGCAGTGCTCATACAAGATTTAATTGGGCGACTGTGGCATATGGACCATGAGATGATTGCAAATCTGTGCCTGCTTTTGAAGGCGAGTGGACAGCCCAAGAGCTGTTGCCACTTGCAGTCTGGAAATCAAATATGGAGCTCTGGTTGTGGAGTGAAAGATGTTCTTACAGTTTGTAGATATGCTGTCACCAGGGTTGTTCACTTGCAAAATGAGGCAAATAAAGGGCATAATGAGGAGGATCCATCCCAACTTACTAATGATGGTTGGCAATGTCTGTTGGATGTAGTTACAAAATGGATGCACATCCCTTTCCAAACTCCCAAATACTTCTTTCAAGTAAG GCAGTGTGTTGGTTCAGAGCTCTTTGCTTCCAGTACAGACACCAGGAGTCCAGATGGAATATCTATCTTACCAGGCTTCCACCTATCACTAAATCTTTGCCTTCAACTGAAGAATGTGCCACCAGATCGCCCAATTCAACTGACCAAGTTGTACTGCATTCTATATTGTAAAGCATCCTTCGCCAGACCCAAACCAATCGAAGAAAACAAACAACGGATGCAGTCGGGATACCATTCCTGGGAAATCGACGACATGATTGATTTGAACGAAAGTCTATTCCAGCATGTGACAGAGGACGGAAAGACTACCAATACAAAGCTTAGAAGTGTCGACAATGGCGATGGTGGTGTAGTGAAAGCATTTGTGTGTTTTGAACCAAACGAGAGAGGACAAGGGTTCTCAACTTGCTTGCTTGATGTATCTGGGTTTCCAGTGGGGTCCTACAAAATCAAATGGCACAGCTGCTGTGTTGATGATCAGGGTTCTTACTGGAGTCTTCTCCCCTTGAATGCTCCTCCTGTCTTTACCCTACTTGATCCACTGCATGCTCCTGTCACCACAAAATAA
- the LOC117931337 gene encoding uncharacterized protein LOC117931337 isoform X3 — protein MVEKIMGFCQNTGAEIRYIILSSLVSSHVVEVRASFYAAACFCELSDDFASVILEILVNMLSSSQMTSAVRLAGVRVFAKMGCSSSLAHRAYKVGLKLLMDSSEEHFLVAMLISLSKLASIFSFLISEQVDLLCSFLTQEKTLHVKAMAIRCLHFIFIRSMCHFPVSAYIIKILFSMLDDPELPSDLQCQALRIFHKIALYSLANDRDILELDKLLTIVENASKSPITLKKLLVIRVLVDISGKLRERIGIGSDGASSTPLLSQIIAFVIDQVTSLVKPMLDLCCTNSEVEKECQCLFSLLLLLVEEHPDLGVLALDKIHLFVEYLVNMHDGVMTTSKASLSVNEIVDFKGKTSMFIMSKLAIYVYRFVVSCLEHLKETGSITTEVVHKVKLLVEHVHRCSIFDCYIHMIYSLLLYSCIAGDFVVNENKETNNHNENLLVTLDDHLIEHETLALECAEKILAGIDYWDAYKAGKYAAHQGAWFTASFIFERLMTKVQSDSCHCWLKSLAQFSHSEKKIQLILLPKQGSSLVNWLETEKVSTIHFKDNPVEIALDAAGNINLPKCYEKLVEAYSGLCSSLEALETIVKPGQAFCFQRWFLALRVKVLAAVVDIVKLLGTVPFNQDKITNEQVKRSILVEYPQLFQQISQVSFQLKRLAQEFDLLATSFIGMDSKSSKIISALALSCSILAFITGFTLYFPEIPIYENVTTCSLEGLGRFSHAVLIQDLIGRLWHMDHEMIANLCLLLKASGQPKSCCHLQSGNQIWSSGCGVKDVLTVCRYAVTRVVHLQNEANKGHNEEDPSQLTNDGWQCLLDVVTKWMHIPFQTPKYFFQVRQCVGSELFASSTDTRSPDGISILPGFHLSLNLCLQLKNVPPDRPIQLTKLYCILYCKASFARPKPIEENKQRMQSGYHSWEIDDMIDLNESLFQHVTEDGKTTNTKLRSVDNGDGGVVKAFVCFEPNERGQGFSTCLLDVSGFPVGSYKIKWHSCCVDDQGSYWSLLPLNAPPVFTLLDPLHAPVTTK, from the exons ATGGTGGAAAAAATTATGGGATTTTGTCAAAACACAGG TGCTGAAATTCGATACATCATACTCTCGAGTTTAGTCTCCAGTCATGTTGTGGAG GTGAGAGCCTCCTTTTATGCTGCAGCATGTTTCTGTGAGCTGTCTGATGACTTTGCTTCTGTCATCTTGGAGATATTGGTTAACATGTTGTCTTCATCTCAAATGACGTCAGCTGTAAGGTTAGCAGGAGTGCGGGTTTTTGCTAAAATGGGGTGTTCATCTTCACTTGCACATAGAGCTTACAAG GTGGGTTTAAAACTGCTCATGGACTCTTCAGAAGAGCATTTCTTGGTTGCAATGCTGATTTCACTCTCAAAACTTGCTTCTATATTTAGTTTTCTGATTTCTGAACAG GTAGACTTGCTTTGCTCATTTCTTACCCAAGAAAAAACCTTGCATGTGAAAGCTATGGCGATAAGATGTTTGCATTTTATCTTCATAAGAAGTATGTGTCATTTTCCTGTTAGTGCatatataatcaaaatattgtTCAGCATGTTAGATGATCCTGAACTTCCATCAGACTTGCAATGCCAAGCTCTACGGATTTTCCATAAG ATTGCATTGTATTCCTTAGCTAATGACAGGGACATACTTGAACTTGATAAGCTGTTAACCATCGTTGAGAATGCATCCAAGTCTCCAATCACATTGAAGAAATTATTAGTCATCCGTGTTTTGGTAGATATATCAGGCAAGCTTAGGGAAAGAATTGGAATTGGATCTGATGGAGCCAGTTCAACCCCTCTTCTCTCACAGATCATTGCATTTGTCATAGATCAGGTTACCTCCTTGGTGAAGCCTATGTTGGATCTTTGTTGCACTAATTCTGAAGTGGAAAAAGAATGTCAATGCTTGTTCAGCCTTCTCCTTCTTCTGGTTGAAGAGCATCCTGACCTAGGTGTTCTAGCTCTagataaaattcatttatttgtagAGTATCTGGTGAATATGCATGATGGAGTCATGACTACAAGTAAAGCAAGTTTGTCAGTTAATGAGATTGTGGActtcaaaggaaaaacaagcatGTTCATCATGTCTAAGCTTGCAATTTATGTTTACAGATTTGTGGTGTCTTGCCTCGAGCATCTCAAGGAAACTGGGTCCATCACTACTGAAGTAGTTCATAAAGTGAAGCTTCTGGTTGAACATGTGCATCGATGCAGCATATTTGATTGCTATATACACATGATCTACTCTCTTCTGTTGTATTCTTGTATTGCTGGGGATTTTGTGGTGAATGAAAATAAGGAAACTAACAATCACAATGAAAACTTGCTTGTAACTCTTGATGATCACTTGATTGAGCATGAAACCCTTGCCTTGGAGTGTGCAGAGAAGATCTTGGCAGGGATTGATTATTGGGATGCTTACAAGGCTGGAAAATATGCAGCACACCAAGGAGCATGGTTCACTGCTAGTTTTATATTTGAGCGGCTAATGACAAAGGTTCAGTCTGATTCCTGTCATTGCTGGTTGAAATCCTTGGCTCAGTTTTCTCATtctgaaaagaaaatacaactGATACTTTTACCAAAACAAGGCTCCAGTTTAGTCAATTGGTTAGAGACAGAGAAAGTTTCTACCATACATTTCAAGGACAATCCAGTTGAAATTGCCCTAGATGCTGCTGGGAACATCAACTTACCTAAGTGCTATGAGAAACTTGTTGAGGCTTATTCTGGTCTTTGCTCTTCATTGGAAGCTCTAGAAACCATTGTCAAACCAGGTCAAGCCTTTTGCTTTCAGAGATGGTTCTTAGCTTTAAGAGTGAAGGTTTTAGCAGCAGTGGTGGATATAGTTAAACTTTTAGGTACTGTTCCATTTAACCAGGATAAAATTACCAATGAACAGGTTAAGAGAAGTATTCTGGTTGAATATCCACAACTTTTCCAACAAATCAGTCAAGTTTCTTTTCAGTTGAAGAGGTTAGCACAAGAATTTGATTTACTGGCCACATCCTTCATTGGGATGGACAGCAAAAGTTCAAAAATCATCTCAGCACTCGCCCTAAGTTGTTCAATACTGGCCTTTATTACTGGATTCACTCTTTATTTTCCAGAAATAcctatatatgaaaatgttacAACTTGCAGTTTGGAAGGCTTGGGAAGATTTTCACATGCAGTGCTCATACAAGATTTAATTGGGCGACTGTGGCATATGGACCATGAGATGATTGCAAATCTGTGCCTGCTTTTGAAGGCGAGTGGACAGCCCAAGAGCTGTTGCCACTTGCAGTCTGGAAATCAAATATGGAGCTCTGGTTGTGGAGTGAAAGATGTTCTTACAGTTTGTAGATATGCTGTCACCAGGGTTGTTCACTTGCAAAATGAGGCAAATAAAGGGCATAATGAGGAGGATCCATCCCAACTTACTAATGATGGTTGGCAATGTCTGTTGGATGTAGTTACAAAATGGATGCACATCCCTTTCCAAACTCCCAAATACTTCTTTCAAGTAAG GCAGTGTGTTGGTTCAGAGCTCTTTGCTTCCAGTACAGACACCAGGAGTCCAGATGGAATATCTATCTTACCAGGCTTCCACCTATCACTAAATCTTTGCCTTCAACTGAAGAATGTGCCACCAGATCGCCCAATTCAACTGACCAAGTTGTACTGCATTCTATATTGTAAAGCATCCTTCGCCAGACCCAAACCAATCGAAGAAAACAAACAACGGATGCAGTCGGGATACCATTCCTGGGAAATCGACGACATGATTGATTTGAACGAAAGTCTATTCCAGCATGTGACAGAGGACGGAAAGACTACCAATACAAAGCTTAGAAGTGTCGACAATGGCGATGGTGGTGTAGTGAAAGCATTTGTGTGTTTTGAACCAAACGAGAGAGGACAAGGGTTCTCAACTTGCTTGCTTGATGTATCTGGGTTTCCAGTGGGGTCCTACAAAATCAAATGGCACAGCTGCTGTGTTGATGATCAGGGTTCTTACTGGAGTCTTCTCCCCTTGAATGCTCCTCCTGTCTTTACCCTACTTGATCCACTGCATGCTCCTGTCACCACAAAATAA